The Candidatus Fusobacterium pullicola nucleotide sequence CTCTTTACTTCTCATAACTCTAGTAGTTTGAGTTTCTTCGTCCCAAAGTCTTGTTTCTTGGTCTATTTTTCCACCATTTTCAATAGTTTCTATCTGTCTACTTATCTCATAATCAATCGCTCTAGCTACAGCTTTAAATGAGTTTAGGTTTTTTACTTCCACTCTTGTTCCGTATACTTTTGACCCCTTCTCCATCACAGAAATATTAGCATCACATCTTAAAGACCCTAATTCCATTGATACATCACTAATACCAGTGTATTTAATTACACTTTTTAAAGTATTCAGGTATTCATAAGCCTCTTCAGAACTTCTCATATCTGGTTCTGATATTATCTCAATTAGAGGTATAGATGCTCTATTGAAGTTGATAAGTGATTCATGTTCTGCATGTATTGACTTAGCCGCATCTTCTTCTATTTGTAACTTTGTAATTCCCACTTTCACCATTCTTCCAGAATTTAATTTAAACTCTAGGTGCCCTTTTCCAGCATAAGAGTTATCAAATTGAGTAATTTGATAGTTCTTTGGAGTATCTGGATAGAAATAGTTTTTTCTATCAAAGCTACTTTCATTATTTATTTTACAGTTAAGAGCAAGTCCAGCTTTTACTGCATACTCTACTACTTTTTTATTTAATTTTGGTAGTGCTCCTGGGTGTCCTAAACAGATAGGACAAGTATGTGTATTTGCTTCAGCATTATCATAGTCTGCACTACAACCACACCAAACCTTTGTTCCAGTTTTTAATTGTAGGTGGACCTCAAGCCCAATTACTGATTCCCATTCTCTCATATCTTTTCTCCTTTTCTCCTAGTCTAATTCAGGAAGTTCCCATTCTCCTCTTACTTTTTCAAAAGCTGAACCAGCTTTAATTAAATCTCCCTCTCCAAAAGGTTTTCCAAGCAGTTGTATTCCTACTGGTAATCCTTGAGCTTTTCCTGCTGGAATTGAGATTCCAGGTATACCAGCAAGGTTAGCTGAAATTGTAAATATATCCTCTAGATATAGTTCTATTGGAGTCTTTTTATCATCTAATCTAAATGCTGTACTTGGAGATACTGGAGTAAATATTACATCCACACTTTCAAAAGCTCTATCAAAATCCTCTTTTATCTTCGCTCTTACTTTTTGAGCTTTTTTGAAGTAAGCATCATAGAAACCTGCACTTAAAACATAAGTTCCTATCATTATTCTTCTCTTTACTTCATCTCCAAACCCTTCACTTCTTGAGTTTACATATAGGTCATTGATATTTTGAATATTTTCACTTCTATACCCATATCTTACTCCATCAAATCTAGCAAGGTTTGAACTTGCTTCTGCTGGAGCTATTACATAGTAAGTAGGTACAGCATACTTTGTATGTGGTAAAGATATCTCTACTATCTCAGCACCTAACTCTTTGAACTTCTCTAATGATTCATCCATAACTTTTCTAACTTCTGGATTTATACCATCTATGAAATACTCTTTAGGTACTCCAATTCTCATTCCTTTTATATCTTTATTTAAAAACTCTGTATAATCTGGTACTTCACAATCTACAACAGTTGCATCATAATCATCTGCTCCAGATATTACATTCATAGTTAGAGCTATATCTTCTACTGATTTTGCCATTGGTCCTATTTGGTCAAGAGATGAAGCAAAGGCTATAAGTCCATATCTTGATACTCTACCATATGTAGGCTTTAATCCCACTACTCCACAGAATGAAGCTGGCTGTCTAATACTTCCTCCTGTATCTGAACCAAGAGAGATGTATACTTCTTGAGCCCCAATTGAAGCTGCTGCTCCTCCACTACTTCCTCCTGGAACTCTCTCGCTATCCCAAGGGTTTTTAGTTAGATGATGAACTGAAGTTTTAGTTGTACTTCCCATTGCAAACTCATCCATATTAGTTATTCCAATAATTATAGCATCTGCATCTTTTAATTTTTTAACAGCAGTTGCATCATAAATTCCTTCATAGTTTCCTAATATTTTAGAACAAGCAGTTGTGATATCTCCCTTTGATACCATATTATCCTTTATAGCTACCGGAACTCCAGCTAATGCTCCTACTTTTTCCCCTCTAGCTATCTTCTCATCTAAAACTCTAGCTTCTTCTAAAGCTTTCTCTTTTCTCAGATGTACAAAACTTCCTACTTTTTTTTCTACACTCTCTATTCTTTCAAAAGTTTCTTTTACTAACTCTTCTACTTTAACCTCTTTATTTAAGATTTTTTCTCTTATTTCAGAGGCAGTTAATTTATATAAGTTTTTCATATAGAAAAATTCCTCCTTAATATTTTTTCTATTCTCCTACAACTTTTGGAACTATGATAGCACCATCTTCTCCATCTGGAGCGTTTCTTAATGCTTCTTCCACAGTTAATGACTCTCTTACCACATCTTCTCTTAAATTATTTACATGAGAGTTTACTTGTGATAAAGCTGATACCTCATCAGTTTCTACTTCATTTAACATATCTATATACCCTAGAATATCATTTAATTCCACTTGGAATTTTTCAATCTCTTCAGGTTGAAATTTTAATCTAGCAAGTTTAGCTACATTTAAAACCTCTTCTCTTGTTAATGCCATCTTTTTCCTCCTTACTATTCAATATTTCATCTAATTATATCATATTTTTTGACTTTTACTAATATTTTTATAATGAGTATAAGTATTTTATCTCACTCTCTGTAAGCTCTCTATACTCTCCAACTCTTAATTTTCCTAAAGATAACTTCCCTATTCTTTCACGTCTTAATACAAGCACTGGGGTATTTACTGCCTCTAGCATTCTTCTTACCTGTCTATTTCTTCCCTCTCTAATCGATACTAATAGCTCGCTTTTCCCTTTTTCTCTAGAAATAAGTTTTACATAGGCTGGTAAAGTAACACCATCTTCTAACTCAACTCCATCTTCTAATTTTTTTATAGAGCTATCCTTTATCTCTCCAAGTACTTTAACATAATACTCCTTATATACTTCAGAACGTGGATGTATTACTCTATTGAAAAGTTCACCATCATTTGTAAGTAAAATCAATCCAGTAGTATTATAATCCAACCTTCCTATAGGAAATATTCTCTCCTTACA carries:
- the gatA gene encoding Asp-tRNA(Asn)/Glu-tRNA(Gln) amidotransferase subunit GatA is translated as MKNLYKLTASEIREKILNKEVKVEELVKETFERIESVEKKVGSFVHLRKEKALEEARVLDEKIARGEKVGALAGVPVAIKDNMVSKGDITTACSKILGNYEGIYDATAVKKLKDADAIIIGITNMDEFAMGSTTKTSVHHLTKNPWDSERVPGGSSGGAAASIGAQEVYISLGSDTGGSIRQPASFCGVVGLKPTYGRVSRYGLIAFASSLDQIGPMAKSVEDIALTMNVISGADDYDATVVDCEVPDYTEFLNKDIKGMRIGVPKEYFIDGINPEVRKVMDESLEKFKELGAEIVEISLPHTKYAVPTYYVIAPAEASSNLARFDGVRYGYRSENIQNINDLYVNSRSEGFGDEVKRRIMIGTYVLSAGFYDAYFKKAQKVRAKIKEDFDRAFESVDVIFTPVSPSTAFRLDDKKTPIELYLEDIFTISANLAGIPGISIPAGKAQGLPVGIQLLGKPFGEGDLIKAGSAFEKVRGEWELPELD
- a CDS encoding rRNA pseudouridine synthase, producing MEEIRINKYLASLGVGSRREIDKLIEEGKIKVNGVVISAGVKVTDEDTIEVKGKKISKGLEKKVYYMLNKPLEVLSSTKDDRGRKTVVDLIKCKERIFPIGRLDYNTTGLILLTNDGELFNRVIHPRSEVYKEYYVKVLGEIKDSSIKKLEDGVELEDGVTLPAYVKLISREKGKSELLVSIREGRNRQVRRMLEAVNTPVLVLRRERIGKLSLGKLRVGEYRELTESEIKYLYSL
- the gatB gene encoding Asp-tRNA(Asn)/Glu-tRNA(Gln) amidotransferase subunit GatB codes for the protein MREWESVIGLEVHLQLKTGTKVWCGCSADYDNAEANTHTCPICLGHPGALPKLNKKVVEYAVKAGLALNCKINNESSFDRKNYFYPDTPKNYQITQFDNSYAGKGHLEFKLNSGRMVKVGITKLQIEEDAAKSIHAEHESLINFNRASIPLIEIISEPDMRSSEEAYEYLNTLKSVIKYTGISDVSMELGSLRCDANISVMEKGSKVYGTRVEVKNLNSFKAVARAIDYEISRQIETIENGGKIDQETRLWDEETQTTRVMRSKEEAMDYRYFPEPDLLKLVITDEEIEAIRQTMPESKIEKLTRFVSEYSLPEYDANILCEDIELADYFEKVAKTSGNGKLSANWIMTDVMRVLKDKNITIEEFSISAEHLGEIISLIEKGTISTKIAKELFEIKLSDDRTPEEIVKEKGMVQVADTGAIEAMIDEVIANNPKMVEDYRNSDEGRKPRVIKGLIGQVMKLSKGKANPTLVTEIMTNKLS
- the gatC gene encoding Asp-tRNA(Asn)/Glu-tRNA(Gln) amidotransferase subunit GatC, with the protein product MALTREEVLNVAKLARLKFQPEEIEKFQVELNDILGYIDMLNEVETDEVSALSQVNSHVNNLREDVVRESLTVEEALRNAPDGEDGAIIVPKVVGE